The genome window TTTCTAGTACTTGTTTACTAGAAGCATCATCAATCGCATTCCAATCTGCTGGCGACAACTTTTCTTTATAAATTTCACCTTGGTAAGATAATTCATACGGACGCATTTTGACGAAGGATAATTTATTGAGGTAACGAACACTAATCAGTTTTGATTTAAATTTATCGAAATTTAGTTGCGCATAAACGCCACTTCCAATATTAACGATTGGACGGGCATTTAAGTCTTCTTCAGAAAGTTCGAATTTATAATAGCTGTCTTTGTAATTAAAGGATATTTCCGATTGTAAGTTGGCATCGGTAAATACTTTCTCAGTGGACATCCCAATTGTATATGGCATGACATTTAAGTCTTGTCCTAGCGCATAAATGGTTTGCACGATATTTTTTGCTACGCCGACTTGCATGTAGCTTGTTCCTGGTTGACTGTAAATGTAATTATCGTAACCGTACGCTGTTTTGTCTACACGCACCGGGTCACCAAACTCTTTCTTTAATTCGCTTACGTTTTTATTAATAAATCTTGCCAAGCTGGAACTATCTTGCACTTGTTTCGGATTTTCATTCGTTGTTTTTTTATTATCAGGAAAATTAGATTTTGTCGCTGTATCTTCGGCTGTATTTTTCTCTACTGATTTACTAAAAAAAAGATCTGTGTTGTATCCAATGAACAGGCAAATGATTAATAGCACAGCTACTCGCATTATAAACTTCACATTTTGCCCTCCTCGGCATTATTTTGTTTTCTTGATGTAACATTCATTTTACCAATACTATTATCATTTGAAAAGCTTTAAAAATCATAAAAAAACAATTATAAGGAAACGCGTATTGCACGCTTCTTCATAATTGTTTTTTCTTTTTATAGGAAAATCGAAATAACTACCATTGCTACGAATAAAATTGTCATGTAGTTTAATGAGTATACGAACATCCATTTAGCCCATTTGATACTATCTTCCATCTTAAAGCCGTAAATACTAAGTGCTAACCACCCGATATTAAGTAATGTTGCTAAAATAACATATACAATACCTAAATCAAACATAAAGAATGGTAGGATAGTTAATAAAATCACCCAGAAAAACATGCTTTTCTTTGTGCGTTCAATGCCTTTTACTACTGGCAACATTGGAATTCCAGCAGCGGCGTATTCCTCTTTCCGTTTAATCGCGATGGCATAAAAATGAGGTGGTTGCCAACAAAACATCACGAGAAACAGCATAATTGGCACAATACTAAATGTTGGTTCGACTGCAAACCAACCAATTAATGGCGGTACAGCACCTGAAAAACTACCAATTACTGTGTTACTAACTAGTTTTCTTTTTGCATAAAGCGAATAAACGACTACATACAAAAAGACCCCAATAACGCCAAGAACTCCTGCTTGCCAAGTTGTCATAAATAACATAATTGTACCGACAACACCTAGCACAAGCGCGACCATTAGCGCTCGCTTACCAGAAATTTTCCCGGTCATTGTTGGTCTGTTTTTTGTTCTTTCCATAATTCCGTCAATATCACGGTCGATGACATTGTTAAAAGCGCCCGAAGCAGCGACAATAAGTGCTGAACCGACGATAGTAAAAAATATCACGTCTACATTTTGAATAAAAGAAATTCCATTTAACTGAAAGGCTAACCACATTCCTGTAAAAGCAGTAATCGTATTGGAATTCACGATACCAATTTTCACAAGCTCGGTAAAATCACGGACAGTAAATCTACTCGCTGATAACTCCCCAGTCTTTTCTATCTGATTCACTTTTTCTCCCCCTAACACTTGCTGATATAAACCAGTGATTGCGAACTGATAGATATCCTATACCCTTATTATGTGAAAAATACGCACCTTTTGTCAATAAATCGGCTTTAGTCTTGTACGCTTTACTTCTTCAAATAAACACGCTACAATTAGTTTGATGTGTACTCATGAACTTATACATATAAACAAATTATAGTAAAAATCTCACACGCATCTAAAGGAGAGATTGGTAGATAATGAAAAAATTCTTGAAAGTTTGGTCTGTACTAACGATTATTTGTATGACGGTCGTTGTGTTTGGCGGAGCGCTCGTAACGAAAACTGGTTCAGCTGATGGTTGTGGTAATAGTTGGCCCCTTTGTAATGGACAGCTAGTTCGTTTAACAGATGTTACTCCGGAAAAATTAATTGAATTCATGCACCGAATGACGACGGGAATCAGTTCGATTTTTGTTATTGTTTTAGCGATTTGTGCTTGGATTTATATGAAAAACCGTCGCGAAACAAAACCCCTTGCAATTATTGCTGTTCTGTTTCTAATTATTCAAGCGTTAATGGGAATGGCGGCTGTTGTTTGGGGACAAAATCCGTACATCATGGCGCTGCACTTTGGGATTTCGATCATTTGTTATGCTTCGATTGTATTGCTTGCCTTGATGATTTTTGAGGTAGACCGAAAATTCGATGCTAGAAACCTCGTGATGGGGACGAAATTACGCGTTAATATTTATGCGCTCACGATTTACACGTACTTAGCTGTTTATACTGGCGCACTTGTACGACATGAAAAAGCAAGTATGGCTGTTCCGGTTTGGCCTTTTGAAAATGGGCACTTTATAATGCCTACTTCTGTACAAGATTATGTGCAGTACTTCCACCGGTTAGCCGCATTTATTTTAATTGTTTGGTTATTATATGTTACTTGGCTTGTGTTCAGAGATTATAGAAGATATCGCGTACTTACTTTTAGCATGGTGTTGTCACTTGTGTTTATTGCTCTTCAAGCCGTTACTGGGGCGCTTTCTGTTTATACAGGAGTGAACTTGTATATCGCGCTTGCCCATAGCTTAATCATTACGATGTTGTTCGCACTACTTTGCTACTTATGCTTACTGGCATCGAGAAGTAAAAGTAATCGACTACGAATTAAATAACGAACACGGCTGGCAACTTTTTGTTGTCAGCTTTTTTATTTGTTTACAGCTTTTGTGCGGTTTTGTGCTAAAATAAGTGAGAGTATAAGTCAAACGAGGTGGATAAATTGGATAAAACAAAGAGAAAAATGATTTATGAGACTTTTATGCTTATTCTCATATTACTTTCCCTTGCCCTATTACCGTACAGAAACAACTTTACATTTATTTTAAATTGGATTATTTGGGTGATTTTTACGCTTGATTATCTGGTTCGACTTTACCGGGCTGATAATAAATGGCATTATGTAAAAACGCATCCGTTTCAACTCATTGCGATTATTCCATTTTATGGTGGATTTAGAGCGGCTCGGATTGTTAGTTTTGTTCATCTTTTAAGTATTACCGCGATGGGAAGACGCTATATTGTACCGATTTATAGCTTTTTCCGTTCTAATGGTTTAAATCGATTTTTAATGATTTTTGTTTTACTTGTGATTATAATTCCTGTTCCGATGGTATTTATCGAACCCGAAATAAACAATTATCCTGATGCGCTTTGGTGGGCGATTGTGACTGCGACAACAGTTGGGTACGGGGATATTGTTCCTGTCACGCCAATTGGACGGATTTTGGCATCGATTATGATGCTGTTCGGGATAGCATTTATCGGGATGATTACTAGTACGATAACAAACTTTTTCCGCGCCAAAAAGCCTACTAATTCTAGTACGCAAAGAGCGAATAAGATTACCCAATTAATTTCAGAAACACCAGACTTAACCAAAGAAGAAATTGCTGTAGTAGAGCAATTTTTGACACTAAGGAAAAAAGAATTAGCTGATGAAAACACAAAAAGTGATAGCGAATGATGCTATCACTTTTTTATTTGTTTTTCGACTTGGTCACGGTAACGTTCGGATAAGGCTTCGACTGCCAAAATCCGCTCCAAGTCTTCTTTTGTTCCTTTTTTATGCAATACTTTTTCATGACAAAAGGCTACTGTTACGCCGTGTGATTCTTGGTGAATTTGTTTGATTTCATCCGTTGCATGTATAATGCCAGGAGTAATCGTTCGGCACAGATATCCAGTAAGTCCGGTTTTGTGGATTGCTTTATAGAGATTGGGGATTCCATTGAACTTTTCAATTGTACTACATGGATTTCGAGCTTCCGTTATTTGGATAACGGTTTCGCCAATCTGAAATTTATCACCAATTTGAACAGAGCTTTCCAACATATTCGTAGTGATGAGATTTTCACCAAAAGCAGTTACTTGTAGCTCTTCGCCAAACATTTCTGTCCATTTCGCGTAATGTTCGTATGGATAAATACAAACCGTACGATCCGGCCCACCGTGATATTTCAAATTATGCGGTGCGTCATTTTCAAAACCGGTAGTGGTTAGATAGGCAGATCGTACAAGCTTTTTTTCGATCCCCGTCATCATCAGTTTGTTATTTGAAAGGTTAAGTTCTTTCGGCTTGCCAACTGCTAAATGCATGATTTTCCGTTCCATCTGCTTACTCCTTTGAAGTTATTTTTTTCGGCTTAAAATAGCAAGAATGCCCGTGATAAGTGCAATAACGCTGATAGCTACTGCGGTCCATAATAAAATCGTATTATCACCACTGCTGCTTGTATCCCCTGCTGTGTTCTCTGCTCCTGCCACTACCTCTCCGTGCGAGCCAGTTGCTGATTTAGAAGACTCTTTGACGATTTTTGTTGTAGCATGTGGTGTTTCAGAATCTTCTGCCCCAACCCATTCGACGATGGAACCATCTTCATAATATTGATAGGCATTCCAAGGGACTTCTCCTTCTTCACTTGGATTTTTAGCGATAAAACTAAATCGCTGAAATTGACCTTTTTCAATTCCGCTGCCTTCTGTTTGCCATGTTACTGTTCCGTTCTTCTTATCTATCGTCGTTGTCCAGCCTGGAACTGGTTCATACGATTCGAACGATACACCCTTTGTCACTTTTAAAACGATTTTTTTAGATGCTGCATCTTTTTCTGATGGAACTTTCATCGTGTAGGTTTCCCAGGAGTCTACGGTCGATTCGCTTGGTAATACTGAGACATGCGCGCTCGCTTGAAATGGAATGATAAAGACAGCTAATAATACGACGATGGAGCTCATAATTTTTTTCATTGTTTTCTCCTTTACTGTGTAATATTGGTCGTAAATGTTTGATTTATATCGGTAAAATCTTTTGTTAAACCATGGACCGTGATTTCCCACTTGCCGGTTTGATTAAAATATAGCCCCTCTGCAAAATATTGCGTATCATTTGCAAGTTTGGCTTGGAAAGTTGATTTTTCATCTGTTTTAGTAGATTTTGTTGTAATCGTCACTTGTTCAAAATCTGTTTTAGCAGAACCATCTGCTGAAGTAAAAGTGATGATAAACTGGTTTTGTCCAACGGTTGCTGGTTCCACTCGCAAATTAATTTTTGCTTTTTCGCCTTCCGCTGCAATTGTTTCGTCAAATGCTTTCGGAGCAGGCGGTGGCGGTGTTTGTACATTGGTTAAAACACTTGCAACGACAAGGATAATGGTTCCAATGATAAGCTCAATTAAAATGGTTTTGAATGGCAATTGTTGATTTTTAAGTTTGATATAAATGTAATGTCCTAGCCCTAATAGTGCCATTAGTATAAATAAGCCGATTTTGAAAAGAAGAATTTTGCCGTAGTTGGTTGTAAATAAATTGGCCATTTGCCCGATGTTCATGACTGCCATTAATAAGCCGCTGACTAATATCGAAGCGACCGCAATGATTGCTACGATGGCAAAGCGAATCCATACTTTGCGCGCTTTTCCGGTTCGCGGTAATACGAATAAGAGTACTAAAATTCCGCCAACCCAAACGCTTGCCGCAATCATATGGAGCATATCAGCGGTGATACTTACTATTTTATCGGCACTTGCTGCGGCGTGTCCATTCTGAGCCTTTGCAAAAATCAAATATCCGATTAATGCACTCTCGGTCAGAAGCGCGAACCAGCTCCATTGTTTCTTTTTAAAGAACATCATGACGGTAAAAATGGCAAGTAGAAGCCATACGACAAATTCACTGATCCAAATATAACCTGTTTTCGTAGTCAAGAAAGCAGCTAACTTATTAGGTCCAAAACTTTCACTGATGGAGACGCCTGTTGTGATACTTGTTTGTACGAAAAGTTGTATTAAGAGAGCCACACCTAAAAGGGCGAGCGCTATCCAAGTTACTTTTTTCAAACGTCCAGAAATTTTTTCTGATATCTGTTCTTTTCGTGGATAAAGTCCTAACCCAAAAACAAGCACACCGATAAACAACGAAAAACCTATGTATAAAATGGCTTTTTGAATCGAACTAATTTGCAAGTCCGCTCCACTTGAGGGAACTTCCGATGCTTGGAACGTCGCTTTCGTATCGCCTAACTTAAAAGAAATGATCCCCGTAACCGCATGTCCATCCGCTGACACAACACGCCATGAAACAGAATAGACATCTGCTTTCAAATCAGCTGGTAAAGACGCTTCAACCATATGATTATTCTTTTTAGAAACAGAGGTTTTGCCGGTTTCCACTTGCTTCCCACTTGAATCTTTGACTTCTATTAAAGGGAAATCCGCTTCAATTTCTTCATTAAAAACAAGCGTTACTTTTTCGGGCGCGGTTTGAATATGTGATTGATCGGCCGGATTCGAATTTTCCAAATAAGCATGCGCTGAAACATGCTGAACTGGCACGATTAGTAGATATAGTATAATGAGAAAAAAACTGACCCTTTTCAATAATTTCATTTGCTACTCCTTTTTCGAACGAACGGTTTTACTCTTTTTAACTTATCATGTGCAACAATTGAATGGAAATAATCGGCTCATTTCCTATTGCAAATGATGCTAAGATTATGGCATAGTGATAGAAAAGGAGGTTTTACCTATGCTTCGTTATATCGAATTGTTTTTCATGTTTGCCTTTGTTACGCTCATCACGATGTGGATTCAAGCACTCTTGGCAAAATGGCAACCTACTATTCTTCGTTCTTTCTGGCTTCGAACACTCACATTTATTATTATTGGCTACGCATTAATGGCGCCAACGCTATACATAGGCAGTTTATTGCTAAAATAAGTTCAGTTGCTTTCACATCGCAGTTAGATGTTTTATACTGGATAGTGGGAGGTGAATTTTCATGAAAAAAATGTTAGTAGAATTTAGAGATTTCGCATTAAAAGGGAATGTCCTAGACCTTGCTGTAGCGGTAGTTATCGGGGCTGCTTTCGGTAAAATTGTTTCATCTTTAGTAGATAACATCATTATGCCACTTGTCGGTGTACTTCTTGGTGGTCTTGATTTTACAGATTTAAGTTTCAAAGTTGGTAAATCCGTTATTCAATACGGTGCTTTCATCCAGTCCATCGTTGACTTTGTCATCATCGCTTTTGCCATTTTTATTTTCGTCAAAGTACTTACTAGTTTTATTAAGAAAAAAGAGCAAACGGTGGAAGAAACGCCAGTACCACCAACTGAAGAATACTTAAAAGAAATTCGTGATTTATTAAAAGAACAACAGAAATAACCGAAAAAAATCCTTCTTTTTATAGAAGGATTTTTTATTTACATTCGTGCTTATAAATTATGTTTTCTAAAGCTAAAAAGTTAGGCTATCTATCTCCCTTAATTTCAGGGGGGGAAAATAACCTAACTAAATTCTATTTCACCGTTGCTGTTTTTTTAATTGTATCGCTAAAAACATTTCCACTGCCGCGACAACTAAAAAGATAATTTGTAAAATAAATACGTAGCCGATAATCAGTAATTGTACAATCATCCAAACAGCTAATACGACCGCCGCTGCGAACATAACTTCTTTGGTTCTTGGTAATTTTTTTAGTAAATAAATTAGAGCTGCTAAATGAAATAATCCAACAAATACGAATAAAAATATGCCTGGTACTAAATAATCCACAAACGGTGAACCATCAAGTAATCCGGTTGAAAGTGACAGCAATCCACCACTTGGCATGAAAACCATGGATAAGCCACCATAAATTGCTCCTATTGCTGTAAAACCAACTATTATAATACTACTTATACGTGTCCAGTTCATGGCTTTCTCCTAGTCGTTTTTCTAGTAGTATACCACGAAAACTTTCATTCTGCCGCTTTTCTTCGTTTTATTTTTTTGATTAAATCGATCAGTACGAAAACCGCAATGCCGCATGCGACAACTGTAGTGAGATACCAAGCTGGACCAGATTCTGCGCGAACTCCTAACCAATAAGTCACTGTTTTCGGGTTGAAAAATGCAAAGCAAATTGCACAAAATGCAATAATTCGACCAATAATGGAATTTTCTCTCATAGCAAGTGCATCTCCTTTTCTTTTATTATAACAAGGAATAGGAAATGATAACTTAGCTTTTCGGTCCCAAAATTGTTTTTCATCTAACAAGTTTTGGTTTTTCCTCACAAAAAAAACTATGACAAGGGAATTCCCTGTCACAGCCTCACAGTTATTTGTTAACAATGTTTAGTCGTTGCTCATTGACGAGTGGATAAATAGCTAGTTCTTTGCTCTCTAAATCCTCTTGGTGCATATCCACACCAGTAATTTGACTGTTTCCGTATGTTCTATAATAATAAATTCCTTTATCGATATTGCAACACGAGGAATAAATAGTATGCTCGTATTTTCCCCCACCAACATCACAAAGACCTTTTTGTTGTTCCACCGAGCCTAAAATATGGAAAAATTGGCTAATACTTTCTGATTCAGAATCACCTGAAACAGAATTCAATTTGGTAAAAGTTGCTTTCACAAAACGAGACATAGAAGATAAATCACCAGGTAAGCCAATTCCGCCCATCCCACGACTATAAGCATCCAAATCAATCTCTTTGGAAAAATTATTTTCTGGGGTTTCACTCGAAAGAACGCGATAATTGTTTAAATTAAATAGTTGGTAATCAAATGTTGGATTATTTGTTAACACGCCAACAGGATTATCATAAATGTGAAGTCCATCTTTCACACATTCCACTACAATAGATTCTGTTTGATCAGCCATCAACCAATGTAATGGAGACAGCGGTAAATTTTCACTAAAACTAATATTCACGAGATTGATTCTCTGAAGTAATCTTCTTGCTTCTTTTACAGTAGCGCATTGACCAAGAATCCACGGAATAAATTCAAAGGGGGTCACATTGTCCTTACCTTCTGCAAAATCCTTGTAATCCGCATTTCCTGAGAAATTGAGTCCTGCCATACTAAGGCCTTTTTCATTGGTAGCATCGTAATACAACGGGTAGTTTTCCATCACAGCAGCAATACCAATAAGTGCATAATGCTTCTCTATATCCTCTACCTTGCGAAAATGGAACGGGTAATTTTTCGGCGTAACAACCACAACTTCTTTGTAAGAAAGTTCATAATCGAAATTCCTTCCAAAATAGTGATCCTTCGTTGTATAAGTTATTGACGTACACATTAAAAATCCCTCCTCAAATTTTTCACCTTACATGTATACCAGTACCCTCGGAGTTTGGAGTAAAACATAATTTGTGGTTTTTTTCACAAAAAAATGGGTAGTTTATTACCTCATACAATATGATTTGGCTCCTTTAAAAATTTTTAAATGTACACTCGTCTATTAACCTCTTGAAAAAAATTCTGTTATTAAATCACAATAAAAAAGATCCCTGGAAAAATCCAGAGATCTTTTAAAAATGTCCGCTGATGTTACTCTTACATCATGCCGCCCATGCCACCCATTCCCATATCAGGAACAGCTGCTGGGCCGTTTTCGTCTGGTTTGTCTGCTACGACTGCTTCTGTAGTTAATAGAAGCGCTGCAACAGATGATGCATTTTGTAGAGCGGAACGTGTTACTTTAGTTGGATCCACAATACCTGCATCAATCATGTTTACCCATTCGCCGTTTGCTGCATTGAAACCAACACCAACTGCTTCGTGTTTCAAGCGTTCAACGATAACCGAACCTTCAAGTCCAGCGTTATGTGCGATTTGGCGAACTGGTTCTTCTAGAGAACGAAGCACAATGTTGATACCTGTTTCTACGTCGCCTTCTGCTTCAAGTGCTGCTACTTTATTGTAAATACTTACAAGGGCAGTACCACCACCAGCTACGATACCTTCTTCTACAGCTGCGCGAGTAGAGTTAAGCGCATCTTCAATACGTAATTTACGTTCTTTTAGCTCTGTTTCAGTTGCAGCGCCGACTTTAACAACAGCTACTCCACCTGCAAGTTTTGCTAACCGTTCTTGTAATTTTTCTCTATCAAATTCAGAAGTAGTTTCTTCCATTTGCGCACGGATTTGGTTTACGCGAGCGCTAATTTGTGTGGAATCGCCTGCTCCTTCTACGATTGTTGTATCATCTTTTGTTACGACTACTTTGTTAGCTGTTCCAAGTTGATCAACAGTAGCTGTTTTTAGTTCTAATCCTAGGTCTTCTGTGATGACTTGTCCGCCTGTTAAAATAGCAATATCTTCTAGCATTGCTTTACGACGATCACCGAAACCAGGAGCTTTCACGGCTACTACGTTAAATGTTCCGCGAAGTTTGTTTAGTACAAGAGTTGCTTGAGCTTCCCCTTCAACATCTTCCGCAATGATTAACATTGGACGACCTTGTTGAACGACTTGTTCTAAAACTGGTAAGATTTCTTGAATATTGTTGATTTTTTTATCTGTAATTAAAATATATGGTTTTTCAAGAACTGCTTCCATTTTGTCGGAATCAGTTACCATGTATGGGCTAGTGTAGCCACGGTCAAATTGCATACCTTCTACTACGTCTAATTCTGTTGCAAAACCTTTGGATTCTTCAATAGTGATAACGCCGTCGTTACCAACGCGTTCCATTGCTTCTGCGATTAATTTACCAACTTCTTCATCACCAGAAGAAATAGCAGCAACTTGAGCGATAGACTCTTTGCTTTCAATTGGTTTAGAGATAGCTTTTAATTCTTCGATAGCTGTTGCTACGGCTTTTTCGATACCGCGGCGAACGCCTACTGGGTTTGCTCCAGCTGTTACATTTTTTAAGCCTTCTTGAATCATTGCTTGCGCTAAAACGGTAGCTGTTGTAGTTCCGTCCCCAGCAACATCATTGGTTTTAGAAGCAACTTCAGATACAAGTTTTGCTCCCATATTTTCAAATGGGTCTTCTAATTCAATTTCTTTTGCAATTGTTACCCCATCATTTGTAATTAACGGAGAACCGAATTTCTTCTCTAAAACAACATTACGACCTTTTGGGCCAAGCGTTACTTTTACTGCGTTTGCTAGTTGGTCGACACCACGTAACATGGCACGACGAGCATCTTCACTAAATTTAATATCTTTTGCCATTTTATATTTCCCTCCGATTATTTCTTTTTTTAAAATTATTTAGTAATTGCTAAAATGTCACTTTCACGTAAAATCAGATAGTCAGTTCCTTCATACGTCACTTCTGTTCCAGAGTATTTTGCAAAGATAACTGTGTCACCTTCTGCAACTTCAAGTGGTTCTTTTGTTCCGTTATCTAGCACACGACCTGAACCGACTGCAACAATTTTCCCTGATTGCGGTTTTTCTTTGGCAGAGTCTGGTAATACAATCCCACTCGCTGTTTTTTCCTCTGCTTCAAGTACTTCAATTACAACACGATCTCCTAATGGTTTTAACAATGTAAATGACCTCCTCTGATATAATTACTTTTTTCATTTTAGCACTCGACACATCAGAGTGCTAATACAGTTATTATGATACCAAACTGAATAAAAAATGCAAGCAAAAACGTTTAAAAAAATAGAAGAATTCTTATTTGCGGTAAAGCTTCATAACGAGTACAATAAGAAGAGCTATTTCCGCTTGTTTGAAGCAATTTAGCCAATGTTTGTTTATAGAAAGGATGCGTATTTTTTGGCTAAGCGTTATATTACGATTGTTTTAGTTTATTTGTTATTACTTTTTTCTGCATCTGCTGGGATTCCTATTATTCAACATGTTCTACTTAGTACAACATCCCTTTCAATAGAGGATGCTGCATCTTATGGAATGGTTATTTGGTCGATATTCTCTAATCTTTTATCACTTGCGATTATTATTCCAATGCTTTATAGAAAACCGAAAGAAAATAAAATCGAACTCGGTGAAAAAACGAAACCGCTTCTAAGTATTGTTTGGATTGTCGGAGGCGTCATTGGGTTATATGCGGCACAAATTGTTTGTAGTATTATCATTACGCTGATTTCTGGAGATTTAAGTAACTCTGCAAATACGGAGTTACTAGTTGATTTGACTAAAGCTGCACCTATTTTCTTAATTTTCATTTCCATTTTAGGTCCAATTTTAGAAGAACTTGTATTTC of Listeria monocytogenes contains these proteins:
- the groES gene encoding co-chaperone GroES; translated protein: MLKPLGDRVVIEVLEAEEKTASGIVLPDSAKEKPQSGKIVAVGSGRVLDNGTKEPLEVAEGDTVIFAKYSGTEVTYEGTDYLILRESDILAITK
- a CDS encoding CPBP family intramembrane glutamic endopeptidase; this encodes MAKRYITIVLVYLLLLFSASAGIPIIQHVLLSTTSLSIEDAASYGMVIWSIFSNLLSLAIIIPMLYRKPKENKIELGEKTKPLLSIVWIVGGVIGLYAAQIVCSIIITLISGDLSNSANTELLVDLTKAAPIFLIFISILGPILEELVFRKVVFGGLSNVMNIHVAAVISSLFFGLLHGDISFLLTYFVIGLILCFLYTKTKRIVVSMGAHILMNTIVLLLSLGIIGG
- the groL gene encoding chaperonin GroEL (60 kDa chaperone family; promotes refolding of misfolded polypeptides especially under stressful conditions; forms two stacked rings of heptamers to form a barrel-shaped 14mer; ends can be capped by GroES; misfolded proteins enter the barrel where they are refolded when GroES binds), producing MAKDIKFSEDARRAMLRGVDQLANAVKVTLGPKGRNVVLEKKFGSPLITNDGVTIAKEIELEDPFENMGAKLVSEVASKTNDVAGDGTTTATVLAQAMIQEGLKNVTAGANPVGVRRGIEKAVATAIEELKAISKPIESKESIAQVAAISSGDEEVGKLIAEAMERVGNDGVITIEESKGFATELDVVEGMQFDRGYTSPYMVTDSDKMEAVLEKPYILITDKKINNIQEILPVLEQVVQQGRPMLIIAEDVEGEAQATLVLNKLRGTFNVVAVKAPGFGDRRKAMLEDIAILTGGQVITEDLGLELKTATVDQLGTANKVVVTKDDTTIVEGAGDSTQISARVNQIRAQMEETTSEFDREKLQERLAKLAGGVAVVKVGAATETELKERKLRIEDALNSTRAAVEEGIVAGGGTALVSIYNKVAALEAEGDVETGINIVLRSLEEPVRQIAHNAGLEGSVIVERLKHEAVGVGFNAANGEWVNMIDAGIVDPTKVTRSALQNASSVAALLLTTEAVVADKPDENGPAAVPDMGMGGMGGMM